The following coding sequences are from one Aethina tumida isolate Nest 87 chromosome 2, icAetTumi1.1, whole genome shotgun sequence window:
- the LOC109605167 gene encoding LIM homeobox transcription factor 1-beta: MLEFYPNINLNPAMLPEHSAMPGPDCNGRPGRFFVTDGNIIKCEKTYDGYGGGGGGGLGSVGVGVGMIKCEKTHEMCEGCGQKIHDRYLMRVGDASWHEHCLTCCICGLVLNHSCYTRNTKLYCKADYDRIFGVKCSRCGDRLLPHEMVMRAQQHVFHLPCFVCVVCCQPLQKGEQFVLRAGQLFCRGDFEKEMYLMQQAGSGDDDLMDENSRPRDGRRGPKRPRTILTSAQRRQFKASFEVSPKPCRKVREALAKETGLSVRVVQVWFQNQRAKMKKIQRKAKQDDGKSPSDKDKDNYPAHSGDSFCSSDISLDDSTNFDHLDEGTSDTLSLQNLELQSHSHQHDNAPSSGSIANPIDKLYLMQNSYFSTEQ, from the exons ATGTTGGAGTTTTATCCGAACATCAACTTGAATCCGGCCATGCTGCCGGAGCACAGCGCGATGCCGGGACCGGATTGCAATGGACGTCCAG gacGTTTCTTTGTTACAGATGGCAATATCATCAAATGTGAGAAAACATACGATGGGT ATGGTGGCGGAGGCGGCGGCGGATTGGGCAGCGTCGGCGTCGGCGTCGGCATGATCAAGTGCGAGAAGACGCACGAGATGTGCGAGGGGTGCGGACAGAAGATCCACGACCGTTACCTGATGAGGGTGGGCGACGCCAGTTGGCACGAGCACTGTCTCACGTGCTGCATCTGCGGCCTCGTCCTCAATCACTCCTGCTACACCCGCAACACCAAACTGTACTGCAAGGCTGACTACGATAG GATATTCGGTGTGAAGTGTTCAAGATGCGGAGACAGACTGTTACCCCACGAGATGGTGATGCGAGCTCAACAACACGTATTTCATCTACCCTGTTTTGTCTGTGTGGTGTGTTGTCAGCCTTTGCAAAAGGGCGAACAGTTTGTGTTGAGGGCGGGACAACTGTTCTGCCGAGGTGACTTCGAGAAGGAAATGTACCTTATGCAGCAAGCTGGCTCTGGTGATGACGACTTGATGGATGAGAACAGTCGACCACGAGATG GTCGAAGAGGTCCAAAGCGTCCAAGAACAATCCTGACGTCAGCCCAAAGAAGACAGTTCAAGGCATCGTTCGAAGTGAGTCCGAAGCCGTGTCGGAAGGTCCGGGAAGCCCTGGCTAAGGAAACGGGTTTGAGTGTGCGAGTGGTGCAGGTGTGGTTCCAGAACCAGCGGGCGAAAATGAAGAAGATCCAGCGTAAGGCGAAGCAGGACGATGGAAAGTCGCCGAGCGACAAGGACAAAG aCAATTATCCAGCTCATTCAGGTGATAGCTTCTGCAGTTCGGACATTTCGCTGGACGACAGCACGAATTTCGACCACTTGGACGAAGGCACGTCGGACACTTTGTCCCTTCAAAATCTGGAGTTACAGTCTCACTCTCACCAGCATGACAACGCCCCGTCGTCCGGTTCAATTGCGAATCCCATCGACAAACTCTACCTCATGCAGAATTCTTACTTTAGCACGGAACAATAA
- the LOC109605166 gene encoding U6 snRNA-associated Sm-like protein LSm2, whose translation MLFYSFFKSLVGKDVVVELKNDLSICGTLHSVDQYLNIKLSDISVTDTEKYPHMLSVKNCFIRGSVVRYVQLPADEVDTQLLQDTARKEASAPTR comes from the exons ATG cTATTTTACTCGTTCTTTAAGTCACTAGTCGGCAAGGACGTAGTGGTTGAACTAAAAAACGATTTGAG tatatgtGGGACGCTCCATTCTGTGGATCAATACCTCAACATAAAACTTTCCGACATAAGTGTAACAGATACAGAAAAATATCCACACATG TTGTCAGTGAAGAATTGTTTCATCAGAGGATCAGTTGTAAGATATGTTCAGTTGCCTGCTGATGAAGTGGACACACAACTTCTACAAGACACAGCCAGGAAAGAAGCTTCAGCCCCAACGAGATAA
- the LOC109605165 gene encoding anaphase-promoting complex subunit 5, producing the protein MNSKESQFTPVTPHRLTLGILIYVYCNYRDTDEFKELRKKAIHCKYRRDFAVLSLKLLQRPDLTLEELHDVLQEYEIPPEVLETFNEHLTNIYKNGTGFMLDTVDNFNRIIQTLSEKFLPDPKFIKLRTMIAKNSVIGYFMRRLIVCFDNLTFSEVTGVYLAFKKYYEKWSNSDKEHTSEKTEHPDSWCLYQEQWSRRQAELFIATQAALLSANEEKALKPAELQKRISNLLQSNPELAEAHFLSYLNYARLKEFCGAVDSLYHCFDKGTVFEKHTDEKSKNQRYAALNLAILHYNFGHKEEALASLKESIKIAQEANDNVCLQQALSWLTRLTNSNKDKLIGHCIQKSFELNLTYTKSLGLQTFGKFSAENAGNPHAVFEVLAKSDLINYQHNHRDLICNNYSMKSALWQFYGKSEMSSLWSQLFLHLNIDSEPSLTSFYGEGFCLAICNIANQMLLEGEYNIVNSILQFAKRRYPNEPNCLTWMLSENLFVFTRAMHHEEWFDAECAAQKIMVINKYEGYLRLAELYYYKEDFKEAHKCINDLLDMFSEEDKCSYYYIRAKILLAEIQFTSSCPDIPPGILTILENTLVLTRQYRLDYYSSYIQLHIANILFIMAFYDQCNKVLDKCLIQILAHGGRFDRARATLLLLKCRIIDNDRVSHREDKRAYDETIELLDSVKDEFKKLEAYSRVKDMLYLKAHIYEKVGLKKERNKAAYEFRKLEEEHCTKNPTTLIKYL; encoded by the exons atgaatTCAAAAGAATCACAATTTACCCCAGTAACACCCCACAGATTAACATTAGGCATACTGATATACGTTTATTGTAATTACAGAGATACAG ATGAATTTAAAGAACTACGGAAAAAAGCCATACATTGTAAATATCGGCGAGATTTTGCCGTTTtaagtttgaaattattacaaaGACCTGATCTAACATTGGAGGAGCTGCATGATGTCCTGCAGGAATATGAAATTCCACCAGAAGTATTGGAAACATTTAATGAACACCTCaccaatatttacaaaaatggaACAGGATTTATGCTTGACACTGTTGATAATTTCAATAGAATCATCCAAACTTTATCTGAAAAGTTCCTGCCCGATCCAAAGTTTATTAAACTGAGGACTATGATTGCTAAGAACAGTGTAATTGGTTACTTTATGAGGAGACTGATTGTGTGCTTTGATAATCTTACTTTCTCCGAAGTAACAGGGGTGTATTTGGCATTTAAAAAGTACTATGAAAAATGGAGCAACTCAGACAAAGAACACACATCAGAAAAAACAGAACACCCAGATAGCTGGTGTTTGTATCAAGAACAGTGGTCCAGAAGACAAGCAGAACTTTTCATAGCCACACAAGCAGCCCTATTATCTGCAAATGAAGAGAAGGCCCTAAAACCTGCAGAACTGCAAAAGAGAATTTCCAATTTGTTGCAGTCCAATCCTGAACTTGCAGAAGCT caTTTCCTCTCGTATTTAAACTATGCAAGGCTTAAGGAATTCTGTGGGGCTGTTGACAGTTTATACCATTGTTTTGACAAAGGTACTGTTTTTGAAAAACACACAGATGAAAAAAGCAAAAACCAGAGATATGCAGCCCTAAATTTGGCGATTTTACACTACAATTTTGGGCACAA AGAAGAAGCACTGGCTTCTCTTAAAGAATCGATAAAAATCGCCCAAGAAGCAAATGATAATGTGTGTCTGCAACAGGCTCTATCATGGCTGACGCGATTAACGAACTCCAACAAGGATAAACTCATTGGTCACTGCATCCAAAAAAGTTTTGAGTTGAATCTCACCTACACGAAATCGTTGGGTTTACAGACTTTCGGCAAGTTCAGCGCCGAAAACGCCGGAAATCCCCACGCAGTCTTTGAG GTTCTGGCCAAAAGTGACCTAATAAACTATCAACACAATCATCGAGATCTCATCTGTAACAATTATTCCATGAAATCAGCCCTATGGCAATTTTACGGTAAAAGTGAAATGTCCTCCTTGTGGAGCCAACTGTTCCTCCATTTAAATATAGACAGTGAACCATCATTGACTTCTTTCTACGGTGAAGGTTTTTGTCTCGCAATTTGCAACATCGCCAACCAAATGCTTTTGGAAGGTGAATATAATATAGTGAACAGTATTCTGCAGTTTGCTAAACGGAGATACCCCAATGAACCGAATTGTTTAACGTGGATGCTTAGCGAGAATCTGTTCGTTTTCACCAGGGCCATGCACCATGAAGAGTGGTTTGATGCGGAGTGTGCGGCTCAGAAAATCATGGTGATCAACAAGTATGAGGGTTATTTAAGATTGGCCGAGTTGTACTATTATAAAGAGGACTTTAAGGAGGCTCATAAATGCATCAATGATCTTTTGGATATGTTCTCTGAGGAAGATAAATGTAGCTATTATTACATAAGGGCAAAAATTCTGTTGGCGGAAATACAATTCACTAGTAGTTGTCCAGATATTCCCCCTGGCATTTTAACAATCCTGGAGAACACTTTGGTCCTGACAAGACAATACAGGCTTGACTATTACTCGTCCTATATTCAACTGCatattgcaaatattttatttataatggcgTTCTATGACCAATGTAATAAAGTTTTGGATAAATGTCTGATTCAAATATTGGCCCATGGTGGAAGATTCGATAGAGCTAGAGCTacgttacttttattaaaatgtcgcATTATCGATAATGACCGGGTCAGTCATCGAGAAGATAAGAGAGCATATGACGAAACTATTGAGCTTTTGGATAGCGTTAAGgacgaatttaaaaaattagaagctTATTCGAGAGTGAAAGATATGTTGTACTTAAAG gcacatatttatgaaaaagtgGGTCTGAAAAAGGAGAGAAATAAGGCTGCTTatgaatttagaaaattggaGGAAGAACATTGTACTAAAAATCCaactactttaataaaatatttataa
- the LOC109605168 gene encoding uncharacterized protein LOC109605168, protein MSASSTPRRRPQFPDNLTNLHRFRKTAHGHDGSSRIVMVRKTDQRTILRKGTEPKLETVTRETIETFKGQRSEYKVTTEKKNCDEKCPAEVVHAVLDKSKRTPEKKKDPKMSFTMECLKVHNECRQKHGCPPLKLNKDICRISQLWADVLIRRSVPQQSNNTDYGEHIFSCESKNLNFSVSAREVVEKWYSEIKDHVFGEEPEDLKTGHFSQVIWKKTRELGVGFAKSKGRVVVVTNYYPPGNYVGNFAECVPPPLPSPPSTPASPDNNNTYAIENKMNALAIKNNAKKGAAENFEIDFLNKHNEFRRLHGVPPLKLDRKLCKYSDSWAEYLAQKNILQHRPESNYGENLFSVRLSNQKFVIKGDEPVIHWYNDMKDYPFGKEPKNLKKGGHFTQVVWRTSEFLGVGIAKNCSTIYVVANYSPAGNFVGDYINNVPPPIKNTLNGHNSSEDSVSENGVPLDGTEGNFKEDFLEAHNVYRRLHGACPLILDENLCTHSQNWAENLARTNMLESNPDMTYGENIYVISSTDPEYTITGYNPVDIWYEEEKFYDFCREPMNFHSLHFTQLVWKNTRRLGVGVAKSSDGTIYVVANYDPPGNYRGEYRANVGVAKRRYMAKSKSSLNTSIDLEHFGAEALKVHNEYRRKHGVPDVVLNHEICAYAQEWAETLAKKASLTHRVNNKYGENVAMMFSSDFSHTPSPRDFIKEWYNEVKFYNNYSKEGINQKALHFTQVIWKGTKEIGVGVAKNGKGQTYCVTNYNPRGNVGGKFVENVLKPKS, encoded by the exons ATGTCAGCATCTAGCACGCCGAG GCGGAGGCCTCAATTCCCGGACAATCTCACCAACCTGCACCGGTTCAGGAAGACGGCACACGGACACGATGGATCCAGCAGGATCGTGATGGTCAGGAAGACGGATCAAAGGACCATTCTTCGTAAAGGAACG GAACCTAAATTGGAAACGGTTACTAGGGAGACAATCGAAACTTTTAAGGGGCAAAGAAGCGAATACAAAGTGACGACTGAAAAGAAAAACTGCGATGAAAAATGCCCCGCCGAAGTAGTACACGCCGTTCTAGACAAATCTAAAAGAACCCCAGAGAAAAAG AAAGATCCGAAGATGAGTTTCACGATGGAGTGCTTAAAAGTCCACAACGAATGTCGCCAAAAGCACGGTTGTCCACCCCTGAAACTGAACAAAGACATTTGCAGGATAAGTCAATTATGGGCTGACGTCCTGATACGAAGATCAGTGCCTCAACAAAGCAATAACACCGACTACGGTGAACATATCTTCAGCTGCGAGTCCAAAAATCTCAACTTCAGCGTCTCCGCCAGAGAGGTGGTCGAAAAATGGTACAGCGAGATCAAAGACCACGTCTTCGGCGAAGAACCCGAGGACCTAAAAACCGGCCACTTTTCCCAAGTGATTTGGAAAAAGACCCGAGAATTGGGCGTCGGCTTCGCCAAGTCTAAGGGCAGAGTGGTGGTGGTAACCAACTACTACCCACCAGGCAATTACGTGGGTAACTTTGCGGAATGCGTGCCACCCCCTTTGCCCTCACCACCATCAACGCCCGCAAGTCCAGACAACAACAACACCTACGCCatagaaaacaaaatgaatgCGTTGGCGATAAAGAACAACGCGAAAAAAGGGGCGGCCGAAAACTTCGAAATCGACTTTCTGAACAAACATAACGAATTCCGACGACTTCACGGCGTGCCTCCCTTGAAACTGGACCGGAAACTTTGCAAATACAGCGACAGCTGGGCGGAGTATCTGGCTCAGAAGAACATCCTCCAACACCGCCCGGAAAGCAACTACGGAGAAAATCTTTTCAGCGTGCGTCTCAGCAATCAAAAGTTCGTTATCAAGGGGGATGAACCCGTCATACATTGGTACAACGATATGAAGGACTACCCATTTGGTAAAGAGCCTAAGAACCTTAAAAAGGGAGGCCACTTCACTCAAGTCGTCTGGAGAACCAGCGAATTTTTAG GTGTTGGAATAGCGAAAAACTGTAGCACAATATACGTGGTAGCTAACTATTCGCCGGCAGGCAATTTTGTTGGTGATTACATTAACAACGTGCCTCCCCCCATTAAAAACACCCTAAATGGTCATAATTCTTCAGAGGATAGCGTATCAGAAAATGGCGTTCCTCTGGACGGAACTGAgg GCAACTTCAAAGAAGACTTTCTGGAAGCCCATAACGTATACAGGCGTCTTCATGGAGCTTGTCCTCTAATTCTGGACGAAAATCTTTGCACGCACAGTCAAAACTGGGCAGAAAACTTGGCTCGCACCAACATGCTGGAAAGCAATCCAGATATGACCTACGGtgaaaacatttatgttatttCGTCCACCGATCCAGAGTATACGATTACGGGATACAATCCCGTTGATATTTGGTACGAGGAAGAAAAGTTCTATGATTTTTGTAGAGAGCCCATGAACTTTCATTCATTGCATTTTACTCAACTTGTTTGGAAGAACACTAGAAGATTAG GTGTTGGAGTCGCTAAAAGTAGTGATGGTACCATATACGTGGTGGCCAATTACGACCCACCAGGTAATTACCGAGGTGAATATCGCGCAAATGTTGGTGTAGCCAAAAGAAGATACATGGCCAAGTCAAAGTCTTCTTTAAACACATCAATCGATCTAGAGCACTTTGGCGCTGAAGCATTGAAAGTGCACAATGAGTACCGAAGAAAGCACGGCGTACCGGATGTTGTTCTGAACCACGAG ATTTGTGCATACGCCCAGGAATGGGCCGAAACACTGGCGAAAAAAGCGAGTTTAACCCATCGCGTTAACAACAAGTATGGTGAAAACGTAGCTATGATGTTCTCCTCCGATTTCAGTCACACGCCTTCGCCAAGAGATTTTATCAAAGAATGGTACAACGAGgttaaattttacaacaacTATTCTAAAGAAGGCATCAACCAAAAGGCGTTACATTTTACACAGGTCATTTGGAAGGGTACCAAGGAGATTGGAGTTGGGGTGGCGAAGAATGGTAAAGGTCAGACTTATTGCGTTACGAATTACAATCCTAGGGGAAATGTAGGGGGTAAATTTGTTGAGAATGTACTAAAACCGAAATCTTGA
- the LOC109605164 gene encoding uncharacterized protein LOC109605164 — MKYLSKRISEIEILFVLSINDFKISKNEIEEWTSWCPCVPWILNFFYDNTENSPTLSKSKAAVLKAQRENCLKAHNYYRAKHGVPKLTLDNDITEFSQCSAIEYLKRNTITESKEKSSYGTNIYKYEHADPTYKLSAIEAVEKWYQQILLYDFKSSQGDAKTSNFTQVIWKSTTHLGVGIAKDGKTTVIVCHYKPPGNVKDKYKDNVPALLPEPEPKPVVKKQVGPKLSPQIKNCIQTHNEFRAKHGCPPLKFNPKISKFSQRWADHLMMKGLFKHSVTQKFGENLHVYNTTDLNYQYTGKEGVTAWYDEIKSYDFKNPKFTKETGHFTQLIWKDTKELGIGIAQKNGKFILVCNYRPPGNVEGEFEKNVPNISNKK, encoded by the exons atgaaatatttgtcgAAAAGAATATCAGAGATAG aaatattgtttgttcTGTCAATCAATGACTTCAAAATCAGCAAAA atGAAATCGAAGAATGGACTTCGTGGTGTCCATGTGTTCCCTGGATACTAAACTTTTTCTATGACAATACAGAAAACTCCCCT ACACTTTCTAAATCAAAAGCTGCTGTTTTAAAGGCACAAAGAGAAAATTGCTTAAAAGCTCATAATTACTATCGTGCGAAACATGGTGTACCCAAACTGACACTAGACAACGACATAACTGAATTCAGTCAGTGCTCTGCAATTGAATACTTAAAAAGAAATACTATAACAGAAAGCAAAGAGAAGAGTAGTTATGGCACAAACATTTACAAGTACGAACATGCAGATCCTACTTACAAATTAAGTGCCATTGAAGCAGTGGAGAAGTGGTACcagcaaatattattatacgaTTTCAAAAGTTCACAAGGTGATGCAAAAACGTCCAATTTTACCCAAGTAATATGGAAAAGCACTACACATCTCGGAGTGGGCATTGCCAAAGATGGTAAAACAACAGTTATTGTTTGTCACTATAAACCACCAGGAAATGTGAAAGACAAGTATAAAGATAATGTTCCTGCTTTACTGCCAGAACCTGAACCAAAACCCGTAGTCAAGAAACAGGTTGGTCCCAAACTAAGTCCACAAATAAAGAATTGTATTCAAACGCACAATGAGTTTAGAGCCAAACACGGGTGTCCGCCTTTGAAATTTAATCCGAAAATCAGCAAGTTCAGTCAAAGATGGGCCGATCATTTGATGATGAAgggattatttaaacatagtGTAACGCAAAAATTCGGCGAAAACTTGCACGTTTACAACACCACTGATTTAAATTACCAGTATACGGGGAAGGAGGGTGTTACGGCTTGGTACGATGAAATAAAATCGTACGATTTCAAAAACCCTAAATTTACGAAAGAAACTGGACATTTTACACAACTTATTTGGAAAGATACGAAAGAACTGGGGATAGGGATAGCTCAGAAAAATGGCAAATTTATACTAGTGTGCAACTATCGTCCACCTGGAAATGTTGAGGGAGAATTTGAGAAAAATGTAccgaatatttcaaataaaaagtaa